In Xenorhabdus poinarii G6, the following are encoded in one genomic region:
- the lexA gene encoding transcriptional repressor LexA, producing the protein MKALTARQQQVYNLVRDHISQTGMPPTRAEIAARLGFRSPNAAEEHLKALARKGVIEIISGASRGIRLLLEEEDAGARLPLIGRVAAGEPLLAQEHIESHYKVDPELFKPSADFLLRVSGMSMKDVGIMDGDLLAVHKTQDVHNGQIIVARIEDEVTVKRFKQTGNKIELIAENQEFQPIVVDLSEQSFTIEGLAVGIIRNGDWF; encoded by the coding sequence ATGAAAGCATTAACTGCCAGGCAGCAGCAAGTTTATAACTTGGTGCGTGACCATATTTCGCAAACGGGTATGCCACCAACACGCGCTGAAATTGCAGCACGTCTTGGTTTTCGTTCACCTAACGCAGCAGAAGAGCATTTAAAAGCACTTGCGCGTAAAGGGGTGATAGAGATTATCTCTGGGGCATCCAGAGGTATCCGTTTGCTTCTCGAAGAAGAAGATGCAGGGGCGAGGTTACCGCTGATAGGTCGTGTTGCTGCCGGGGAACCATTGCTGGCGCAGGAACATATCGAAAGTCACTATAAGGTTGATCCTGAACTCTTCAAACCGAGCGCTGATTTTCTGCTGCGTGTAAGCGGAATGTCTATGAAAGACGTTGGTATTATGGATGGCGATTTACTGGCCGTGCATAAAACACAGGATGTGCATAATGGACAAATTATCGTGGCGCGCATTGAAGATGAAGTCACAGTAAAACGCTTTAAGCAAACAGGAAACAAAATTGAATTGATTGCTGAGAATCAGGAATTTCAACCAATTGTTGTGGACTTGAGCGAACAGAGTTTCACTATTGAAGGGTTGGCAGTAGGCATTATTCGTAACGGGGATTGGTTCTGA